One region of Parerythrobacter jejuensis genomic DNA includes:
- the nusB gene encoding transcription antitermination factor NusB, producing the protein MNSTDNNRSQSRSAARLAAVQALYQKDMEGTALARLLNEFHQHRLGREIEDDQYADAEVDFFDDLVSGVDARREEIDDLITGKLAGGWTVKRLDKTMLQILRCGTFELLARADVPAAAAISEYVDVAKAFFDDREAKFVNGILDALAKQVRK; encoded by the coding sequence ATGAACAGCACAGACAACAACCGCAGCCAGTCTCGCTCCGCTGCGAGGCTCGCCGCCGTGCAGGCACTATACCAGAAGGACATGGAGGGCACCGCCCTCGCCCGGCTTCTGAACGAATTCCACCAGCACCGTCTCGGTCGCGAGATCGAAGACGATCAATATGCCGATGCCGAAGTCGATTTCTTTGACGATCTGGTCAGCGGGGTCGACGCCCGTCGTGAGGAGATCGACGATTTGATCACCGGCAAGCTAGCCGGTGGCTGGACTGTCAAACGCCTCGACAAGACCATGCTGCAAATCCTGCGCTGCGGTACCTTCGAATTGCTGGCCCGCGCCGATGTACCCGCTGCTGCGGCGATCAGCGAATATGTCGATGTCGCCAAGGCATTCTTTGATGATCGCGAGGCGAAATTTGTGAATGGCATACTCGATGCTCTTGCAAAGCAGGTTCGCAAGTAA